The following coding sequences are from one Ramlibacter henchirensis window:
- the corA gene encoding magnesium/cobalt transporter CorA: MLNIFTLANGRLFQEEIDSLEELSRFKPIWVDLESPTIEEKRWVKQYYGLSIPEDAMDEDIEESARFYEEDNGELHIRSDFLIADDEEPRSVRVAFILNQANETLRSKGVLFSIHDEDVPVFRLLRLRARRAPGLIEDPKDVLLKLFDADAEYSADALEGIYDELEKVSKQVLAGEVTDTLAGEVLGDIARQEDLNGRIRRNVMDTRRALSFMMRSRLLSQEQFEDARQILRDIESLDNHTAFLFDKINFLMDATVGFININQNKIIKIFSVASVALLPPTLVASLYGMNFQFMPELQWRGGYPFALALMAASALVPMWYFRKRGWLR; encoded by the coding sequence ATGCTCAACATCTTCACGCTCGCCAACGGGCGACTGTTCCAGGAAGAGATCGACTCGCTCGAGGAGCTGTCCCGCTTCAAGCCGATCTGGGTCGACCTGGAATCGCCGACCATCGAGGAGAAGCGCTGGGTCAAGCAGTACTACGGCCTGTCCATCCCCGAGGACGCGATGGACGAGGACATCGAGGAGTCGGCGCGCTTCTACGAAGAGGACAACGGCGAGCTGCACATCCGCAGCGACTTCCTGATCGCCGACGACGAGGAGCCGCGCTCGGTGCGCGTGGCCTTCATCCTGAACCAGGCCAACGAGACGCTGCGCAGCAAGGGCGTGCTGTTCTCGATCCACGACGAGGACGTCCCCGTGTTCCGGCTGCTGCGGCTGCGCGCGCGCCGCGCGCCGGGCCTGATCGAGGACCCGAAGGACGTGCTGCTCAAGCTGTTCGACGCCGACGCCGAGTATTCGGCCGACGCGCTGGAAGGCATCTACGACGAGCTGGAGAAGGTGAGCAAGCAGGTGCTGGCCGGCGAGGTGACCGACACGCTGGCCGGCGAGGTGCTGGGCGACATCGCCCGCCAGGAAGACCTGAACGGCCGCATCCGCCGCAACGTGATGGACACGCGCCGCGCCCTGTCCTTCATGATGCGCAGCCGCCTGCTGTCGCAGGAACAGTTCGAGGACGCGCGGCAGATCCTGCGCGACATCGAATCGCTGGACAACCACACGGCGTTCCTGTTCGACAAGATCAACTTCCTGATGGACGCCACCGTCGGCTTCATCAACATCAACCAGAACAAGATCATCAAGATCTTCTCGGTGGCCAGCGTGGCGCTGCTGCCGCCGACACTGGTGGCCAGCCTCTATGGCATGAACTTCCAGTTCATGCCGGAGCTGCAGTGGCGCGGGGGCTATCCGTTCGCCCTGGCGCTGATGGCCGCCAGCGCGCTCGTGCCGATGTGGTACTTCCGCAAGCGCGGCTGGCTGCGCTGA
- a CDS encoding 5'-methylthioadenosine/adenosylhomocysteine nucleosidase codes for MTTAIVSAMHEELAAVLDLMPDESRRLAAGREFWVGHLHGREVVAVLSRIGKVAAATTAAVLIERFQVSEIVFTGVAGGLGPGVSVGDVVVAESFLQHDLDASPIFPRYEVPLYGASQFRTDAALTARLSAAVARALPQQRLHRGLVVSGDRFVSTDAECRALQAALPQALAVEMEGAAVAQVCHDFGVPFAAVRTISDRADDDAHVDFARFVRDVASRHSAAIVHALLA; via the coding sequence ATGACAACCGCCATCGTCTCCGCGATGCATGAGGAACTGGCGGCCGTCCTGGACCTCATGCCGGACGAATCGCGCCGGCTGGCGGCGGGACGCGAGTTCTGGGTCGGGCACCTGCACGGGCGCGAAGTGGTGGCCGTGCTGTCGCGCATCGGGAAGGTGGCGGCGGCGACCACCGCCGCGGTTCTCATCGAGCGCTTCCAGGTCTCCGAGATCGTCTTCACCGGCGTGGCGGGCGGCCTCGGACCGGGCGTGTCGGTCGGGGACGTGGTGGTCGCCGAGTCCTTCCTGCAGCACGACCTCGACGCGTCCCCGATCTTTCCCCGCTACGAGGTGCCGCTGTACGGCGCGAGCCAGTTCCGCACCGATGCGGCATTGACGGCTCGACTCTCCGCGGCCGTTGCGCGAGCGCTTCCGCAGCAGCGGCTGCACCGGGGCCTGGTCGTCAGCGGCGACAGGTTCGTCTCGACCGACGCCGAATGCCGCGCGCTGCAGGCCGCGCTGCCGCAGGCGCTCGCGGTCGAGATGGAGGGCGCTGCGGTGGCCCAGGTGTGCCACGACTTCGGCGTGCCGTTCGCAGCGGTGCGCACGATTTCGGACCGGGCGGATGACGACGCCCATGTGGACTTCGCGCGGTTTGTCCGTGACGTTGCGAGCCGCCACAGTGCGGCGATCGTGCATGCGCTGCTGGCCTGA